A section of the Acidobacterium capsulatum ATCC 51196 genome encodes:
- a CDS encoding Gfo/Idh/MocA family protein → MTTFNRRTFTKLSLMAAASSALPLHAEAQKPLRFAPVGLGDISDIFMRACAQSNKCKVTALVSGHAKEKAPKYEALYGISPKNVYNYENYDEIAHNPEIDAVYIGLPNSMHAEYTIRAAKAGKHVLCEKPMAISSKECQQMIDACRENNVKLMIAYRVHYDPMWQQIRKLARSGAIGEIQGFQGGFYGIKMHGWRLNRKLAGGGSLLDLGIYPLNAIRWFTGEEPDHFAAQVATKIPGPRFTEVEESIEFNMRFPSGILASSGSSYGENGPAYLSVDGTHGNLWVEPAFYYDGLKYHGTTIHGPVSGISPGKQPYQFVYEADHFADCVRYNRTPATPGEEGLKDMLAMEAIYRAAGAPIA, encoded by the coding sequence ATGACGACGTTCAATCGCCGCACGTTCACGAAACTCTCTCTGATGGCAGCCGCGTCTTCGGCATTGCCGCTGCATGCCGAAGCGCAGAAGCCGCTGCGCTTTGCGCCCGTGGGGCTGGGCGATATTTCTGACATCTTCATGCGTGCCTGTGCGCAGTCGAACAAGTGCAAGGTGACGGCACTGGTGAGTGGGCACGCCAAAGAGAAAGCGCCGAAGTATGAAGCGCTGTATGGCATTTCGCCGAAGAACGTCTACAACTACGAAAACTACGACGAGATTGCGCACAACCCCGAGATTGACGCGGTGTACATCGGACTGCCGAACAGCATGCATGCCGAATACACGATTCGCGCGGCCAAGGCCGGCAAGCATGTGCTGTGCGAGAAGCCGATGGCCATCTCTTCAAAAGAATGCCAGCAGATGATCGACGCCTGCCGCGAAAATAATGTGAAGCTGATGATTGCCTATCGCGTTCACTATGACCCGATGTGGCAGCAGATTCGCAAGCTGGCGCGGAGCGGTGCGATTGGCGAGATTCAGGGTTTTCAGGGCGGATTTTACGGCATCAAGATGCATGGCTGGCGGCTGAATCGCAAGCTCGCGGGCGGAGGTTCGCTGCTGGACCTGGGCATCTATCCACTGAATGCGATTCGCTGGTTCACGGGTGAAGAGCCGGATCACTTTGCGGCGCAGGTGGCGACAAAGATTCCGGGACCGCGATTTACCGAGGTGGAGGAGAGCATTGAGTTCAACATGCGCTTCCCTTCCGGCATTCTGGCTTCGAGCGGCTCGTCGTATGGGGAGAATGGTCCGGCGTATCTCAGCGTGGATGGCACGCATGGCAACCTGTGGGTGGAACCGGCGTTCTACTATGACGGACTGAAGTATCACGGCACGACGATTCACGGGCCGGTGAGCGGCATCAGCCCGGGCAAGCAGCCGTACCAGTTTGTGTATGAGGCCGATCACTTTGCCGATTGCGTGCGCTACAACCGGACGCCGGCGACTCCGGGCGAAGAGGGACTCAAGGACATGCTGGCGATGGAGGCCATCTACCGGGCAGCCGGAGCGCCGATCGCTTAG
- a CDS encoding SMP-30/gluconolactonase/LRE family protein: MHPLARVAAASALLLFLYPTNSRAQAPVPGAAVKSSMRVLRFSPALDQLIAPGAKPEVVHGGYVFTEGPMWREGRLWFSDEEGDHVHALTASGQDAVLVDFQHGKYALPDGHKTGPNAMAPAKDGSVVMCEQYGRAVVRLEGPASHLRVVPFFDSYHGKRLNSPNDLVFLPDGSFFFTDPPYGLKGGDHDPAKQLKFDGVFHYKNGKLTPIIENLTLPNGIALSPDNKTLYVNNSGPAMRVIAYPLHADGSVGEPRDVIDFTSKDGPGVPDGMKIDSHGNIWTTAPGGIRIVTPQGKVLGQILLPEVAANLAWGGDGTTLYITARTHVYRLQTRVKGYLPAFRR, encoded by the coding sequence ATGCATCCACTTGCCCGAGTCGCTGCTGCTTCCGCACTGCTTTTGTTTTTGTATCCAACGAACTCCCGCGCGCAGGCCCCGGTGCCGGGCGCGGCGGTGAAGTCCAGCATGCGAGTGCTGCGGTTTTCGCCGGCGCTCGACCAGTTGATTGCGCCGGGCGCGAAGCCCGAGGTGGTGCATGGGGGATACGTCTTCACCGAAGGGCCGATGTGGCGCGAGGGGAGATTGTGGTTCAGCGATGAAGAGGGCGACCATGTGCATGCGCTGACGGCCAGCGGACAGGACGCGGTGCTGGTGGACTTTCAGCATGGGAAGTATGCGCTGCCCGATGGACACAAGACCGGCCCGAATGCGATGGCGCCCGCGAAGGACGGCTCGGTGGTGATGTGTGAGCAGTACGGGCGCGCGGTGGTGCGGCTGGAAGGTCCGGCGTCGCATCTGCGCGTGGTGCCTTTCTTTGACAGCTATCACGGCAAGCGGCTCAACAGCCCGAACGATCTCGTGTTTTTGCCGGATGGCTCGTTCTTCTTTACCGATCCGCCGTATGGGCTGAAGGGCGGCGATCATGACCCGGCGAAGCAGCTGAAGTTTGACGGCGTCTTTCACTACAAGAATGGCAAGCTGACGCCGATCATTGAGAATCTGACGCTGCCCAATGGCATTGCGCTTTCGCCGGATAACAAGACACTCTATGTGAACAACTCGGGACCGGCGATGCGGGTGATTGCGTATCCGCTGCACGCGGATGGCAGCGTGGGCGAACCGCGGGACGTGATTGACTTCACGAGCAAGGATGGGCCGGGCGTGCCGGACGGGATGAAGATCGACAGCCACGGCAACATCTGGACGACCGCCCCGGGAGGCATTCGGATTGTGACGCCGCAGGGCAAGGTGCTGGGGCAGATTCTGCTGCCGGAAGTGGCGGCGAACCTGGCCTGGGGCGGCGATGGAACGACGCTCTACATTACGGCCCGCACGCATGTGTATCGCCTGCAGACGCGGGTGAAGGGTTATCTGCCGGCCTTCCGGCGCTAA
- a CDS encoding MFS transporter — protein MRRAWLLPVFFITYALAYVDRANYGFGAAAGMARTLHLTEGRSALLAALFFLGYFAFQIPGMLLARKWSATRLIFLALILWGTLAALTGVIHSFAWLAVDRLLLGVAESIIFPAMLLLLTHWFVRAERSRANTFLILGNPVTVLWMSALTGFLIESVGWQHMFVIEGLPAILWAFLWIAVMRDHPTQARWMQPAQAQQLEQQIRAQQALPSADGSPTVSLRAILLRADVLQLCLQYFCWSLGVYGFVLWLPTIVRRGADLSMGNTGLLSAVPYVAAIVLMIIAGRISDRTLRRQQVVWPFLLLAGLAMLGSFFFAGHSFALAFGCLVLAGGCMYAPYGPFFAILPERVPREVTGEVFALVNSCGALGGFAGSYLVGLLHAITGTQSAGYLLMSIALLLSALLVYRLPRIPAASTVRELHHA, from the coding sequence ATGCGGCGCGCCTGGCTGCTCCCGGTCTTTTTCATCACTTACGCACTGGCCTACGTCGATCGCGCCAACTACGGCTTTGGAGCAGCGGCCGGCATGGCCCGCACGCTGCACCTCACTGAGGGCCGCTCCGCGCTTCTGGCCGCGCTCTTCTTTCTCGGCTACTTCGCCTTTCAAATTCCCGGCATGCTGCTCGCCCGCAAATGGAGCGCCACCCGCCTCATCTTCCTCGCTCTCATTCTCTGGGGAACCCTCGCCGCGCTCACCGGCGTCATTCATAGTTTTGCCTGGCTGGCCGTGGACCGCCTGCTGCTTGGCGTAGCCGAGAGCATCATTTTTCCGGCCATGCTTCTCTTGCTCACGCACTGGTTTGTGCGTGCCGAGCGCTCGCGCGCCAACACCTTTCTCATTCTTGGCAATCCTGTCACCGTGCTCTGGATGTCCGCGCTCACCGGCTTCCTCATCGAGTCCGTCGGATGGCAGCATATGTTTGTCATTGAGGGGTTGCCCGCCATTCTGTGGGCATTTCTCTGGATCGCTGTCATGCGCGACCATCCCACACAGGCCCGCTGGATGCAACCGGCGCAAGCGCAGCAACTCGAGCAGCAGATTCGCGCGCAGCAAGCCTTGCCCTCCGCGGACGGCAGTCCCACCGTGTCATTGCGCGCCATCCTCTTGCGAGCCGATGTGCTGCAACTCTGCCTGCAATACTTCTGTTGGAGCCTCGGCGTCTACGGCTTCGTCCTCTGGCTGCCCACCATCGTGCGTCGCGGAGCCGATCTCTCCATGGGCAACACCGGCCTGCTCTCGGCCGTGCCCTATGTCGCGGCCATCGTGCTCATGATCATTGCCGGGCGCATCTCTGACCGCACCCTGCGCCGCCAGCAGGTGGTGTGGCCGTTTCTATTGCTCGCCGGTCTTGCGATGCTCGGCTCCTTCTTCTTTGCCGGGCACAGCTTCGCGCTGGCCTTTGGCTGTCTCGTGCTCGCGGGCGGCTGCATGTATGCGCCCTACGGTCCGTTCTTCGCCATCCTGCCCGAGCGCGTGCCGCGCGAGGTGACCGGCGAGGTCTTCGCCCTGGTCAACAGTTGCGGCGCGCTCGGCGGCTTTGCCGGCAGCTATCTGGTCGGGCTTCTGCACGCCATCACCGGTACGCAATCCGCCGGCTATCTCCTCATGTCCATTGCGCTGCTGCTCTCCGCGCTGCTCGTTTATCGCTTGCCCCGCATTCCGGCAGCGTCTACCGTCAGAGAATTGCATCATGCCTGA
- a CDS encoding YjhG/YagF family D-xylonate dehydratase — protein MPDSHPISASQVLESDSALFASVPTHARGPEGALPITAEMLLTQPSGHLFGLSQNAGMGWEPQRLLDPEFLILSTHGGLRAADGTPIALGFHTGHWEVGLLVAEAAREFRRWHATPFAGACTDPCDGRTQGTEGMLDSLPYRNDAAMVLGRLMRSLPTRKGVLGIATCDKGLPAMLMALAASGAHPSVLVPGGVTLLPESSATHPAEDAGKVQTIGARFSQGEITQAYAAEVGCRACASPGGGCQFLGTAATSQVIAEALGLALPHSALAPSGHEVWLDAATRSARALLRLAQLGMGTRDIVTDAAIRNAMVLHAAFGGSTNLLLHLPAIAHAAGLRRPTVEDWKHINREVPRLVDALPNGPRGYATVQVFLAGAVPETMLHLRRAGLLDTRVRTVTGETLDENLNWWQDSERRHSMKQRLQSLDDVDPDDVIFAPGSAKARSIGRTLSFPIGNLAPEGSVIKSTAIDPSLLDGHGNYHHAGPARVFVTEAAAMDAIKHGRIGHGDVLVLICGGPMGAGMQETYQVTSALKNLPFCKHVAVLTDARFSGVSTGACLGHISPEALAGGPIGRVRDGDWIEIRIDGATQEGTVNLIGDDASNSPDHFSPPDRFTPEEGARRLAQRSPRADLAPHPALPSHTRLWAALVQASGGVWGGCVYDTEAIVARLSHPHPEENR, from the coding sequence ATGCCTGACTCACATCCCATCTCCGCATCGCAGGTGCTCGAGTCTGACTCCGCACTCTTTGCCTCCGTGCCGACGCACGCGCGCGGGCCTGAGGGCGCGCTGCCCATCACGGCTGAAATGCTCCTCACCCAGCCATCCGGACATCTCTTCGGCCTCTCGCAAAATGCCGGCATGGGCTGGGAGCCGCAGCGGCTCCTTGACCCCGAATTCCTCATCCTCAGCACGCATGGCGGCCTGCGTGCCGCTGACGGAACCCCCATCGCTCTCGGCTTCCACACCGGCCATTGGGAGGTCGGCCTGCTCGTCGCCGAGGCCGCGCGCGAGTTCCGCCGCTGGCATGCCACGCCATTTGCCGGGGCCTGCACTGACCCCTGCGACGGACGCACGCAGGGCACCGAAGGCATGCTCGATTCGCTGCCCTATCGCAACGACGCCGCCATGGTGCTCGGCCGCCTCATGCGTTCGCTGCCCACACGCAAAGGCGTGCTCGGCATCGCCACCTGTGACAAAGGTCTCCCCGCCATGCTCATGGCGCTTGCCGCCTCGGGCGCTCATCCCAGTGTGCTCGTGCCCGGCGGAGTCACGCTGCTCCCCGAATCCTCTGCAACGCACCCAGCCGAAGACGCCGGCAAAGTGCAGACCATCGGCGCGCGTTTCTCCCAGGGCGAAATCACCCAGGCATACGCTGCAGAGGTCGGCTGCCGCGCCTGTGCCAGCCCCGGCGGAGGCTGCCAGTTTCTCGGCACCGCCGCCACCTCGCAGGTCATTGCCGAGGCGCTCGGCCTTGCCCTGCCGCATTCCGCGCTCGCACCCTCCGGCCACGAGGTCTGGCTCGATGCCGCCACCCGCTCGGCGCGAGCCTTGCTGCGTCTCGCGCAGCTCGGCATGGGTACGCGCGATATTGTCACCGATGCCGCCATTCGCAACGCGATGGTCTTGCATGCAGCCTTCGGCGGCTCCACCAATCTGCTGCTGCATCTGCCCGCCATCGCGCATGCCGCCGGGCTGCGCCGCCCTACGGTCGAGGACTGGAAGCACATCAACCGCGAAGTGCCGCGCCTCGTCGATGCCCTGCCCAACGGCCCGCGCGGCTACGCCACCGTGCAGGTCTTCCTCGCCGGAGCCGTGCCCGAAACCATGCTGCATCTGCGCCGCGCCGGCTTGCTCGACACCCGCGTGCGCACCGTGACCGGCGAAACTCTCGACGAAAATCTCAATTGGTGGCAAGACAGCGAACGCCGCCATAGTATGAAGCAACGCCTGCAATCGCTCGATGACGTCGATCCTGACGACGTGATCTTCGCCCCCGGCAGCGCCAAGGCGCGCTCCATCGGCAGAACGCTCTCATTCCCCATCGGCAATCTCGCGCCCGAGGGCAGCGTCATCAAAAGCACCGCCATCGATCCCTCGCTGCTCGACGGCCACGGCAACTACCACCACGCAGGCCCCGCGCGCGTCTTCGTCACCGAAGCCGCCGCCATGGACGCGATCAAGCACGGCCGCATCGGTCATGGCGATGTGCTCGTCCTCATCTGCGGAGGCCCCATGGGCGCTGGCATGCAGGAGACCTATCAGGTCACCTCCGCGCTCAAAAATCTGCCCTTTTGCAAGCACGTCGCCGTGCTCACCGACGCACGCTTCAGCGGCGTCTCCACCGGAGCCTGCCTTGGCCACATCTCGCCCGAGGCCCTTGCCGGTGGCCCCATCGGCCGTGTCCGCGACGGCGACTGGATCGAGATTCGCATCGACGGCGCTACGCAGGAGGGAACCGTCAATCTCATCGGCGACGATGCCTCCAACAGCCCCGATCACTTTTCGCCGCCCGATCGTTTTACTCCAGAAGAAGGCGCACGCCGCCTCGCGCAGCGCTCACCCCGCGCCGACCTCGCACCGCATCCGGCCCTCCCCAGCCACACACGGCTCTGGGCCGCGCTCGTGCAGGCCTCCGGCGGTGTCTGGGGCGGCTGCGTCTATGACACCGAGGCCATCGTGGCCCGCCTAAGCCATCCCCATCCAGAGGAGAACCGCTAA